The Bacteroides sp. AN502(2024) genome includes the window ATACCAGTAAAACTTCATCCGGTGCATCAGATACCACCTTTTTCATCACATTCTTAATTTTGGTCAACTCGTTCATTAGGCCTACCTTATTGTGCAAACGACCGGCTGTATCAATAATAACCACATCCGCGTTATTGGCAACGGCAGAACTAATAGTATCGTACGCTACAGATGCCGGATCCGCTCCCATTTTCTGTTTGACCACGGGAACTCCTACCCGTTCTCCCCAAATCATTAACTGTTCCACAGCTGCAGCACGGAAAGTATCAGCGGCTCCCAAATAAACGGATTTACCAGCTTTCTTGAATTGATAAGCCAGCTTACCAATGGTTGTTGTTTTACCTACCCCATTTACTCCCACAACCATGATGACATAAGGTTTCTTTGTGCTAGGTATGTCAAAATCAGTTACATCATCCGAATTGTTTTCAGTGAGTAGAGCTGCTATTTCGTCACGTAATATAAGATTCAATTCCTGAGTATTTACGTACTTATCTGCTGCAGCACGTTTTTCGATACGCTTGATAATATTTAAAGTTGTTTCTACACCTACATCAGATGTGATCAGCACTTCTTCCAGATTATCTAATACTTCATCGTCAACTTTTGATTTGCCAGCCACGGCACGAGCTATTTTACTGAACACGCCCTCTTTGGTTTTAGATAATCCTTTATCTAAAGTTTCCTTCTTCTCCTTTGAAAAAAAACTAAAAAATCCCATATTTACACTTATTTGTATAGTACATTTGCTACAAAGATATAACAAAGGATTGGAAAAGTAAAAAAGAAGCAAT containing:
- the ftsY gene encoding signal recognition particle-docking protein FtsY, with protein sequence MGFFSFFSKEKKETLDKGLSKTKEGVFSKIARAVAGKSKVDDEVLDNLEEVLITSDVGVETTLNIIKRIEKRAAADKYVNTQELNLILRDEIAALLTENNSDDVTDFDIPSTKKPYVIMVVGVNGVGKTTTIGKLAYQFKKAGKSVYLGAADTFRAAAVEQLMIWGERVGVPVVKQKMGADPASVAYDTISSAVANNADVVIIDTAGRLHNKVGLMNELTKIKNVMKKVVSDAPDEVLLVLDGSTGQNAFEQAKQFTLATEVTAMAITKLDGTAKGGVVIGISDQFKIPVKYIGLGEGMEDLQVFRKNEFVDSLFGENA